From Podospora bellae-mahoneyi strain CBS 112042 chromosome 3, whole genome shotgun sequence, the proteins below share one genomic window:
- the TUB1_2 gene encoding alpha-tubulin (COG:Z; EggNog:ENOG503NVD8), with translation MYAQAGNGKYVPRTIYCDLEPNVVDEVRTGAYRGLFHPEHMITGKEDASNNYARGHYTVGKELIDQVLDKVRRVADNCSGLQGFLVFHSFGGGTGSGFGALLMERLSVDYGKKSKLEFCVYPAPQTATSVVEPYNSILTTHTTLEHADCSFMVDNEAIYDICRRNLGLERPNYENLNRLIAQVVSSITASLRFDGSLNVDLNEFQTNLVPYPRIHFPLVAYAPVISAAKAAHEANSVQEMTMSCFEPNNQMVKCDPRNGKYMATCLLYRGDVVPNDAHAAVATLKTKRTIQFVDWCPTGFKLGICYQPPHQVPNGDLAKVNRAVCMLSNTTAIAEAWSALSHKFDLMYSKRAFVHWYVGEGMEEGEFSEAREDLAALERDYEEVAADSMEGEDVEAEY, from the exons ATGTATGCCCAAGCAGGAAATGGCAAATATGTTCCCCGGACAATCTACTGCGATCTCGAGCCCAACGTCGTCGATGAGGTCCGCACTGGTGCCTACCGTGGCCTCTTCCATCCCGAGCACATGATTACCGGAAAGGAGGACGCCTCCAACAACTATGCCCGCGGTCACTACACTGTCGGCAAGGAGCTTATTGATCAGGTGCTCGACAAGGTCCGCCGCGTGGCCGATAACTGCAGTGGTCTTCAGGGTTTCCTCGTTTTCCACTCCTTCGGTGGTGGTACCGGTTCCGGTTTCGGTGCTCTGTTGATGGAGCGCCTCTCGGTTGACTATGGCAAGAAGTCAAAGCTCGAGTTCTGCGTCTATCCTGCCCCCCAGACCGCTACCTCTGTTGTTGAGCCCTACAACTCtattctcaccacccacactACCCTTGAGCACGCCGACTGCTCCTTCATGGTCGACAACGAGGCCATCTACGATATCTGCCGTCGCAACCTTGGTCTCGAGCGCCCCAACTATGAGAACCTGAACCGTCTCATTGCTCAGG TCGTTTCTTCCATTACCGCCTCGCTCCGTTTCGATGGCTCCCTGAACGTCGATCTCAACGAGTTCCAGACCAACTTGGTCCCCTACCCCCGCATCCACTTCCCTCTGGTTGCTTATGCCCCCGTCATCTCGGCCGCCAAGGCTGCCCACGAGGCCAACAGCGTCCAGGAGATGACCATGTCTTGCTTCGAGCCCAATAACCAGATGGTCAAGTGTGACCCCCGCAATGGCAAGTACATGGCTACCTGCTTGTTGTACCGCGGTGACGTCGTCCCCAACGACGCCCACGCTGCCGTTGCCACCCTCAAGACCAAGCGCACCATCCAGTTCGTCGACTGGTGCCCTACCGGTTTCAAGCTTGGTATCTGCTACCAGCCCCCCCACCAGGTGCCCAACGGCGATCTGGCCAAGGTTAACCGTGCTGT CTGCATGCtttccaacaccaccgccattgCCGAGGCCTGGTCCGCTCTCTCTCACAAGTTCGATCTCATGTACTCCAAGCGCGCCTTCGTCCACTGGTATGTTGGTGAGGGtatggaggagggtgagttCTCGGAGGCTCGCGAGGATCTTGCTGCTCTTGAGCGCGATtacgaggaggttgctgcCGATTCgatggagggtgaggatgtcgaggCCGAGTACTAA
- a CDS encoding hypothetical protein (EggNog:ENOG503NY8Z; COG:T; COG:U) has product MAESSSAAAADAGAPNLNLTPEEKRVYGQLFRAADTENVGVVTGEVAVKFFEKTRLDSRILGEIWQIADKENRGFLTPAGFGIVLRLIGHAQAGREPTPELALQQGPIPRFDGFTPTPAPIPPPPALQAQATGAPGPIRIPPLTPEKVAQYAGLFERQPLQAGGMLPGDQAKQIFEKSGLPNEVLGRIWMLADTEQRGALVLTEFVIAMHLLSSMKTGALRGLPNILPAALYEAATRRAPLGASIPRQQSPTTATPPISAVPRQLTGPAPLQQMRTGSPLGRPPIVAQTTGDWLVTPQDKARFDQLYEELDKSKKGFITGEEAVGFFSQSNLSEDALAQIWDLADINSAGRLTRDEFAVAMYLIRQQRTKPGAHTLPTTLPANLIPPSMRAQVVRPPTATGASAFDAPPRPQPKPSALEDLFGLDDPQPPAPAQVALATGGSAGGDPFATSMSPVAPTSPARPSPNTSTFKPFVPSSSFGRGLTTQPTGGSNASAAGSVTSLPMRPPAPSFEDDLLGDAEPEVSKNLSSETTELANLSNQIGSLTKQVQDVQGQRAATQNELSQSSIQKKNFEQRLAQLRAMYEKEAQDVRSLETQLTASKNETKKLQTEFAMIDASYQDIQNQHRTVVAALQADQQENASLKERIRAVNAEIAQLKPQVEKLKSEARQQKGLVAINKKQLATNEGERDKLKTEVEELTKSNEELARQANSSSPGLAQVGSPALSTTSANNPFFRRTGSTDITGAFASPPIRSFSNQSFDDVFGPSLNVRDTSTPPPQPASAIPAQFTGTSTGSGSFATPGSSSPNVSRQATVATDSPTVPEPRQINSTFLPFPEPTDSLSTSRQASPALSRPETHQESQPIRAASPIEALKTGQSFASGSGSDRPRAPSVASDKPSNVFGSVPEETIQRPATSGNVDPFAVDQQKAKEDFESAFASFKQAKAAAPASSGADATKAFSTFNNEFPPISELEGDDESDSESERGGFDDDFAPVSPATKPVEKSIESRSASPTITTKSAPDASAAAGSSQSPAPEQQAASEKPAAATTASSTNLTKLSSSNVDDIFGSALAAQPAAAATNNRPSTATAPAPKGAFDDLDGDFEGLEDAKEGSADDDFANISRSGLDDFNPVFDSSPPPSQPKSDSAATSGAFGGESSFDFASLSTTSAANSTAGPASASGPGKAKGDAHDWDAIFAGLDETPTASSVTLASGNENAKEAPARPAAGGALTEEGEHDDPILKNLTSMGYSRTDALAALEKYDYNLERAANYLASQS; this is encoded by the exons ATGGCCGAATCATCttctgccgccgccgccgatgccg GGGCACcgaacctcaacctcacaccGGAAGAGAAACGAGTCTACGGCCAGCTGTTCCGAGCAGCTGATACAGAAAATGTTGGAGTTGTCACCGGAGAAGTTGCTGTCAAATTCTTTGAGAAGACAAGGCTAGATTCGAGAATCTTGGGCGAG ATTTGGCAGATTGCGGATAAAGAAAACAGAGGCTTCCTCACCCCGGCTGGGTTTGGCATCGTCTTGAGGCTCATTGGGCATGCGCAGGCCGGCCGGGAACCAACTCCCGAGCTGGCTCTTCAGCAAGGTCCTATTCCACGATTCGATGGCTTCACACCGACCCCTGCCCCTattccaccgccgcccgcGCTTCAGGCCCAGGCCACGGGCGCCCCAGGTCCCATTCGCATCCCACCGCTTACTCCGGAGAAGGTTGCCCAGTATGCTGGCTTGTTCGAGAGACAGCCTCTTCAGGCTGGCGGTATGCTTCCTGGAGACCAGGCCAAGCAAATCTTTGAGAAGTCTGGTCTTCCCAACGAGGTCCTGGGTCGTATCTGGATGCTTGCCGACACCGAACAGCGCGGCGCCCTCGTCTTGACCGAATTCGTTATCGCCATGCACTTGCTTTCTTCCATGAAGACTGGCGCGTTGCGCGGCTTGCCCAACATCCTGCCTGCGGCCCTTTACGAGGCGGCCACTCGCCGTGCACCGCTTGGCGCAAGCATCCCCAGACAACAGTCCCCCACAACGGCTACACCACCCATCTCGGCCGTCCCACGACAGCTCACCGGCCCAGCGCCCTTGCAGCAGATGCGCACCGGAAGTCCCCTTGGCCGCCCCCCGATTGTTGCGCAAACGACTGGAGACTGGCTGGTTACTCCACAGGACAAGGCTCGGTTTGATCAACTGTACGAGGAGCTCGACAAGTCAAAGAAGGGATTCATTActggtgaagaagctgtCGGGTTTTTCAGTCAGTCCAATCTTTCCGAGGATGCTCTGGCCCAGATTTGGGATCTGGCCGATATCAACTCTGCGGGCCGCTTGACCAGGGACGAGTTCGCCGTCGCCATGTATCTTATCCGACAGCAACGCACCAAGCCAGGCGCCCATACTTTGCcgaccaccctccccgccaacctcatcccaccGAGCATGCGGGCGCAGGTTGTTAGACCCCCAACAGCCACCGGCGCTTCAGCTTTTGACGCACCCCCACGACCTCAGCCAAAGCCATCTGCGCTCGAAGACTTGTTTGGGCTGGATGATCCTCAgccgccagcgccagctCAGGTGGCTTTGGCTACAGGCGGATcggctggtggtgatccCTTCGCTACTAGCATGAGCCCTGTTGCCCCTACGTCACCAGCCAGACCGTCTCCCAACACCTCGACATTCAAGCCTTTTGTtccgtcctcttcctttgGCCGCGGCCTTACCACACAGCCTACCGGTGGCTCCAATGCGTCCGCTGCAGGTTCCGTGACTAGTCTCCCGATGAGACCTCCTGCTCCCTCCTTTGAAGACGACctgcttggtgatgccgaGCCCGAGGTTAGCAAGAACTTGTCGAGCGAGACTACTGAGCTTGCCAACCTGTCCAACCAGATTGGTTCTTTGACCAAGCAAGTGCAGGATGTGCAGGGTCAACGTGCGGCTACCCAGAATGAGCTCAGCCAGTCCAGCATCCAGAAGAAGAATTTTGAGCAGCGTCTGGCTCAGCTGCGCGCCATGTACGAGAAGGAAGCGCAGGATGTCCGGTCGCTCGAGACGCAGCTTACAGCCTCCAAGAATgagaccaagaagctccagACCGAGTTTGCCATGATTGATGCTAGCTATCAAGACATCCAGAACCAGCACCGAACCGTTGTGGCGGCCCTGCAGGCGGATCAACAGGAAAACGCAAGCCTTAAGGAGCGGATCCGGGCAGTGAATGCCGAGATTGCGCAGCTGAAGCCCCaggtcgagaagctcaagtcCGAGGCCAGACAGCAAAAGGGCCTTGTCGCTATCAACAAGAAGCAGCTCGCCACCAACGAGGGTGAACGGGATAAGCTGAAGacggaggtggaggagctcacCAAGAGCAACGAGGAGCTTGCCCGCCAGGCCAACAGCAGTTCGCCTGGTTTGGCTCAGGTCGGAAGCCCAGCCCTTTCCACCACGAGCGCTAATAACCCATTCTTCCGGAGGACGGGAAGCACCGATATCACCGGGGCTTTTGCCTCGCCCCCCATTCGGTCCTTTAGCAACCAGAGCTTCGATGATGTCTTTGGGCCCAGTCTGAACGTCCGTGATACgagcacccctccccctcagcccGCCAGTGCTATTCCAGCACAATTCACCGGAACCTCTACTGGCAGCGGATCGTTTGCGACACCTGGCTCGAGCAGCCCTAATGTTAGCCGCCAAGCCACCGTCGCGACCGACTCACCTACAGTCCCGGAACCTAGGCAGATCAACTCTACCTTTCTGCCATTTCCCGAACCCACCGACTCCCTGAGCACCTCCCGCCAGGCTTCGCCGGCCTTGAGCCGCCCCGAGACTCACCAGGAGTCCCAACCCATCAGGGCTGCTTCGCCTATTGAGGCTCTCAAGACGGGACAGAGCTTTGCCTCTGGCTCGGGCTCCGACCGGCCAAGAGCCCCCTCGGTCGCTTCGGATAAGCCTTCCAACGTCTTTGGTTCTGTTCCCGAAGAGACGATCCAGCGTCCCGCCACCAGTGGTAACGTGGACCCCTTCGCCGTGGACCAAcaaaaggccaaggaggactTTGAGTCGGCCTTTGCCAGCTTCAAgcaggccaaggctgccgcccCCGCCTCGTCCGGCGCGGATGCGACCAAGGCATTCTCAACCTTCAACAACGAGTTCCCTCCCATCTCGGAACTCGAGGGTGACGACGAGTCGGACAGTGAGAGTGAGCGCGGCGGGTTCGACGATGACTTTGCGCCTGTTTCGCCGGCCACCAAGCCGGTCGAGAAGAGCATCGAGTCTCGATCTGCCTCCCCaactatcaccaccaagtcTGCACCAGACGCTTCTGCGGCCGCGGGATCCTCCCAGAGCCCAGCTCCTGAGCAGCAAGCTGCGAG CGAGAAACCTGCCGCCGCCACTACGGCCTCGTCCACTAACCTGACCAAGCTCTCCAGCTCGAATGTAGACGACATCTTTGGCTCAGCTCTCGCAGCCCagcctgctgccgctgcaACGAACAACCGCCCGAGCACTGCGACTGCTCCTGCGCCCAAGGGTGCGTTTGACGATCTTGATGGCGATTTCGAGGGTCTCGAGGATGCCAAGGAGGGTTCCGCCGACGATGACTTTGCCAACATCTCCCGGTCCGGTCTCGACGACTTCAACCCCGTCTTTGACAGCAGCCCGCCGCCAAGCCAGCCCAAGAGCGACTCGGCCGCCACCAGCGGAgcctttggtggtgagagcAGCTTCGACTTCGCCTCACTATCGACCACTTCGGCCGCCAACAGCACGGCTGGTCCCGCGTCTGCTTCGGGCCCTGGCAAAGCCAAGGGTGATGCCCACGACTGGGATGCCATTTTTGCCGGTCTAGATGAGACCCCCACTGCATCGTCAGTGACGCTGGCCAGTGGCAACGAAAACGCCAAGGAGGCTCCGGCAAGGCCGGCTGCTGGGGGGGCGctgacggaggagggagagcacGATGATCCGATCCTGAAGAACCTCACGAGTATGGGGTACTCCCGGACGGATGCGCTAGCGGCGCTGGAGAAGTATGATTACAATTTGGAGAGG GCTGCGAATTATCTTGCCAGTCAGTCTTAG
- the DPH3 gene encoding Diphthamide biosynthesis protein 3 (EggNog:ENOG503P6N3; COG:S) — MADDDEQLSIYDEVEIEDMTFDEALQTYHYPCPCGDKFEIALCDLQDGADIAVCPSCSLMIRVIFEVEDLPGGGGKGVEGGKAVAVSA, encoded by the coding sequence atggccgacgacgacgagcagCTCTCCATCTACGACGAGGTCGAGATCGAGGACATGACGTTTGACGAGGCGCTGCAGACGTACCACTACCCGTGTCCTTGCGGCGACAAGTTTGAGATTGCGCTTTGCGACTTGCAGGACGGGGCGGACATTGCTGTCTGCCCGAGTTGCAGCTTGATGATTAGGGTTATttttgaggtggaggatttgcccgggggaggagggaagggggttgagggggggaaggcggTGGCTGTTTCTGCTTAG